A single window of Doryrhamphus excisus isolate RoL2022-K1 chromosome 5, RoL_Dexc_1.0, whole genome shotgun sequence DNA harbors:
- the hs2st1b gene encoding heparan sulfate 2-O-sulfotransferase 1, with the protein MGLFRVMMPPKFQLLALLTFGLTMLFIENQIQRLDESRAKLERAMARHELATEQRHQDGTRDLTSHSAEGRDSHDDDDMVIIYNRVPKTASTSFTNIAYDLCAKNRFHVLHINTTKNNPVMSLQDQMRFVRNVTSWQEMKPGFYHGHVAYLDFSKYSVKGKPLYINVVRDPIERLVSYYYFLRFGDDYRPGLRRRKQGDKKTFDECVASGGSDCAPEKLWLQIPFFCGHHSECWNVGSRWALEQAKYNLVNEYLLVGVTEELEDFIMILEATLPRFFKGATELYKTGKKSHLRKTTEKKPPTKETINKLQQSKIWKIENEFYEFALEQFQFVRAHAVREKDGELLVLAQSFFYEKIYPKAN; encoded by the exons ATGGGGCTTTTCAGGGTCATGATGCCGCCCAAGTTTCAGCTTTTGGCGCTATTGACATTTGGGCTGACCATGCTCTTCATTGAGAACCAGATCCAAAGACTGGACGAGTCGAGAGCCAAGCTAG AGCGCGCCATGGCTCGACACGAGCTGGCGACGGAGCAGCGTCATCAAGACGGCACTCGCGACCTCACGTCACACTCGGCTGAAGGACGCGACAGCCACGACGACGACGACATGGTCATCATCTACAACAGAGTGCCCAAGACGGCCAGCACGTCCTTCACCAACATCGCCTATGACCTGTGCGCTAAGAACCGTTTCCACGTGCTGCACATCAACACCACCAAGAACAACCCTGTTATGTCTCTGCAGGACCAG ATGCGCTTTGTACGCAACGTCACCTCGTGGCAAGAGATGAAGCCCGGCTTCTACCACGGGCACGTCGCCTATCTGGACTTTTCCAA ATACAGCGTAAAGGGTAAGCCGCTCTACATTAACGTGGTGCGAGACCCCATCGAGCGCCTGGTGTCGTATTACTACTTCCTACGCTTCGGTGACGACTACCGGCCTGGCCTGCGGCGAAGAAAGCAAGGCGACAAGAAG ACCTTTGATGAGTGTGTGGCGTCAGGCGGCTCAGACTGCGCCCCTGAGAAGCTCTGGCTGCAGATCCCCTTCTTCTGTGGTCACCATTCAGAGTGCTG GAATGTGGGCAGTCGATGGGCGCTGGAGCAGGCCAAGTACAACCTAGTGAACGAATACCTGCTGGTGGGCGTGACCGAGGAGCTTGAGGACTTCATCATGATCCTCGAAGCAACTCTGCCACGCTTCTTCAAGGGAGCTACTGAACTCTACAAGACAG GAAAGAAGTCCCACCTGCGTAAGACCACTGAGAAGAAGCCCCCCACCAAGGAGACAATCAACAAGCTACAGCAGTCCAAAATCTGGAAGATCGAGAACGAGTTCTACGAGTTTGCGCTGGAGCAGTTCCAGTTTGTGCGCGCGCACGCCGTCAGGGAGAAGGATGGCGAGCTTTTGGTGCTGGCCCAGAGCTTCTTCTATGAGAAGATCTACCCCAAAGCCAACTGA